In Pelmatolapia mariae isolate MD_Pm_ZW linkage group LG13, Pm_UMD_F_2, whole genome shotgun sequence, a genomic segment contains:
- the b3galnt2 gene encoding UDP-GalNAc:beta-1,3-N-acetylgalactosaminyltransferase 2: MRRLALILLPCAVAVLVHLWLAQRPSSAPLDNNTYSDEPLPFYEVLVGVLSARHHYELRQAIRETWLGYLRQHPHFQHRVGVKFIVGEHGCPIPEDDREDPYSCSLLNFTEPAAGRDGEMEIVTVSDPSLLAPSDVSAIALDFKVLHPVVITQLGVFPSGTRAELQSNVTVKLLQLDQEEAVVTARFSSISTGTLVNWMWYKPVEQFILPKGFEGTLVWESLDSATLTTVNSSSVQLSDGGGVLKISSIAEGILPHRSALGFPGLAGGFTFTIYDGDGLSELLRGRQARMERHASRLREEDATLQEESLRHGDMVFVDVVDTYRNVPSKLLQFYKWSVGNADFNLLLKTDDDCYIDVDSVLMKIDHKGLKRSNFWWGNFRQSWAVDRIGKWQELEYASPAYPAFACGSGYVVSRDLVQWLANNAEKLKAYQGEDVSMGIWMAAVGPQKYQDPGWLCEKECYLDMLSSPQHTAKELHVLWDRKRACGDPCGCPWDH; the protein is encoded by the exons ATGCGGAGGCTAGCGCTCATTCTGCTTCCCTGTGCTGTCGCCGTCCTGGTGCACTTGTGGTTGGCGCAACGACCCTCCTCCGCCCCGCTGGACAACAACACATACTCGG ATGAGCCATTACCTTTCTATGAAGTTTTGGTGGGGGTGCTGTCAGCAAGACATCATTATGAACTGCGACAGGCGATAAGAGAGACCTGGCTGGGATACCTCAGACAACACCCCCACTTCCAGCACAG AGTGGGGGTGAAGTTTATCGTGGGGGAACATGGGTGTCCTATACCAGAGGATGACCGAGAGGATCCGTACTCCTGCTCCCTCCTGAACTTCACCGAGCCAG CGGCAGGCCGGGACGGAGAGATGGAGATTGTGACGGTGTCTGATCCCTCGCTGCTCGCCCCCTCCGACGTGTCTGCCATCGCCCTGGACTTCAAGGTCCTCCACCCGGTGGTGATAACCCAGCTAGGGGTGTTTCCCAGCGGGACCCGAGCCGAGCTTCAGAGCAACGTGACGGTGAAGCTTCTCCAGCTGGACCAGGAG GAGGCTGTGGTTACTGCTCGCTTCAGCTCCATCAGCACGGGGACCTTGGTGAACTGGATGTGGTACAAACCAGTGGAGCAGTTCATCCTGCCGAAG GGGTTTGAGGGGACGCTCGTCTGGGAGAGTCTCGACTCTGCCACACTGACCACAGTCAACTCCTCCTCCGTGCAGCTCAGTGATGGAGGAGGCGTCCTAAAGATCTCTTCT ATTGCAGAGGGGATATTGCCTCATAGAAGTGCTCTTGGATTTCCTGGTTTGGCTGGAGGCTTCACATTTACTATCTATG ATGGAGACGGTCTGTCAGAGCTCCTGCGGGGCCGCCAAGCCAGGATGGAGCGCCATGCCTCCAGGCTGAGGGAGGAGGATGCCACTTTGCAGGAGGAGAGCCTCAGGCATGGCGACATGGTGTTCGTAGATGTGGTAGACACCTACAGGAACGTGCCTTCCAAACTGCTTCAGTTCTATAAATG GTCTGTGGGAAACGCTGACTTTAATCTACTGCTGAAGACGGATGATGATTGTTACATCGACGTGGACTCTGTATTAATGAAGATTGACCACAAGGGTCTCAAACGCAGCAATTTCTGGTGGGGGAA TTTCAGGCAGAGCTGGGCAGTGGATCGCATTGGGAAGTGGCAGGAGCTGGAGTACGCGAGTCCAGCCTACCCGGCATTTGCCTGCGGCTCTGGCTATGTGGTTTCTCGTGACCTGGTCCAGTGGCTTGCCAACAATGCAGAGAAACTGAAGGCCTACCAG GGAGAGGATGTGAGCATGGGGATATGGATGGCAGCTGTTGGGCCTCAGAAATATCAG GATCCCGGCTGGCTGTGCGAGAAGGAGTGCTACCTGGACATGCTGTCGTCCCCCCAGCACACGGCCAAGGAGCTGCACGTTCTCTGGGATAGGAAAAGAGCCTGTGGAGACCCCTGTGGATGCCCCTGGGACCACTGA
- the LOC134639838 gene encoding guanine nucleotide-binding protein G(I)/G(S)/G(O) subunit gamma-4 translates to MKDGIANNSTASISQARKAVEQLKMEACMDRIKVSKAAADLMAYCEAHIREDPLIVPVPASENPFREKKFFCTIL, encoded by the exons ATGAAGGACGGCATCGCCAACAACAGCACGGCCAGCATCTCCCAAGCCAGGAAAGCTGTGGAGCAACTGAAGATGGAGGCCTGCATGGATAGGATAAAG GTATCCAAAGCCGCCGCAGACCTGATGGCATACTGCGAGGCGCACATACGCGAGGACCCCCTCATCGTGCCCGTGCCCGCCTCCGAGAACCCCTTCCGGGAGAAGAAGTTCTTCTGCACCATCCTCTGA